One stretch of Hemiscyllium ocellatum isolate sHemOce1 chromosome 27 unlocalized genomic scaffold, sHemOce1.pat.X.cur. SUPER_27_unloc_3, whole genome shotgun sequence DNA includes these proteins:
- the LOC132808034 gene encoding zinc finger protein 239-like — MENPEESRPVEKPWKCGDCGKGFRVPSTLETHRRSHTGERPFPCTDCGKAFRDYFHLLRHQRSHTGEKPISCPDCGKAFIFFSALLAHQRVHTGEKPFSCPECGKAFRYSSNLLTHQRVHTGERPYTCPQCRKSFTCSSNLRSHQRIHTGERPFSCPECGKAFHDSSTLLTHQRIHTGERPFSCPECRKGFNCSSHLRSHQRIHTRERLFTCSQCGKAFSYSSTLLIHQRIHTGERPYTCPHCGKGFTCSSNLRRHQRVHVPSQGD, encoded by the coding sequence atggagaatcctgaggaatcccgccctgtggagaaaccgtggaagtgtggcgactgtgggaaaggcttccgtgtcccgtctaccctggagactcatcggcgcagtcacaccggggagaggccattcccctgcactgactgcgggaaggccttcagagaTTACttccacctgctgaggcaccagcggagcCACACGGGGGAAAAACCCATCAGCTGCCCAgattgtgggaaggccttcatatTTTTCTCTGCCCTgttggcccaccagcgggtccacacaggagagaagccgttcagctgcccagagtgtgggaaggccttcaggtattcctccaacctgctgacccaccagcgtgtccacaccggggagagaccgtacacctgccctcagtgcagaaagagcttcacctgctcctccaacctgcggagccaccagcggatccacacaggggagaggcccttcagctgccctgagtgtgggaaggcctttcacgattcctccaccctgctgacccaccagcggatccacaccggggagagacccttcagctgccccgaatgCAGGAAGGGTTTCaactgctcctcccacctgcggagccaccagcggatTCACACAAGGGAGAGGCTCTTCActtgctctcagtgcgggaaggccttcagctattCCTCCACGCTGCTGATCCACCAGCGGatacacaccggggagagaccataCACCTGCCCTcactgcgggaagggcttcacctgctcctccaacctgcggagacaccagcgagttcacgtgccatcgcagggagattga